Part of the Triticum aestivum cultivar Chinese Spring chromosome 4D, IWGSC CS RefSeq v2.1, whole genome shotgun sequence genome is shown below.
ATGTAGAATTTCCCGAGGTGTTCAACCGAACCAGCAAACTTACATTAAATTACTAGATAATCGTCTATTGTATCGGAGAAGGGGAAAAGAACCCTGAATTTTCATTCGTTATGGGAAATACGACGCATAATAACCAAAATAGCATACGACATCATATCAGAGTGATGAAAAAAGATATTGTTGATTATTCATAACATTGAAATACATTCATGGCTTACAGACACACAGCGGCATGACATATTCTCCATTTATTTTATAGATATAAGGATGCTCGAGAAATTCAACCAAATCCTTGATTTATGCACTAATCTTCCGTGTAATCAACAAACGTCTGACTTAGTTGTGGTTGTTCTCCCAAAATTGAGCCTGGAGATAGTCTATTGTATTCTTTTCCACCTGAAATGCCTTGGCAAGAACATCATCTGATATTGGTGGGTCCGACCCAAACACTGCATTGGCAATTGTGATAGCCCCTGGGTTCTGGCTGCTAAGCGCGGCAATTGCAACAGCGGGCTGGTGGGGGTTGGGGTTGAATTGGAAGTGGATGAGCCCCACGGGGAAGACAAACACATCACCTTTGTTGAGCATCTTGGAAAGGAACTTGTTTCTGTTGGGGGCGGGCTGGTTGGATGTGACAAAGCCAACATATAGTGTCCCCTCGAGCACCATGAGGATCTCAGTGGCGCGAGGGTGCATATGTGGTGGGTTCTGACCTAAGGGAGCATAGTCGATGCGCGCAATTGAGATGCCGAGGGTGTTGAGTCCAGCAATCTGCATGACGTTGATCCAACCTTGTTGGTCACCCTAGGCTTGTCGAGGTTGGCTGCCTTGAAGAAGTCGTCTGCGTTAACTTCCATCGGGTTCTTGCAAACAAACCCATTGACACGCACTGGGTGCATAGAGGAGATGTAACATGTAAGGTTAGATCTTACAAAGTCGTTTTAACTTGAATATTTCAGAATCTGATTGCAACATACGTATCTGGTGATAACATGACAGGAAACCATGAAGTACATAGTACCTGGTGAATGCAGGTCGGCGACGCAAAAGTCCTGGAGTGGGCTAGGATCAGAGGCAGTGGCCTGCCATGAGACCAGTGCAATAAGAGCAGCAAAGAGAAGGATAGAAGAGGAGGATGCCATTTGAGTTTAGTTTCTTTGGCTCTTCTTTTCTCTTGTGTTCCTGTT
Proteins encoded:
- the LOC123100704 gene encoding germin-like protein 8-5 (The sequence of the model RefSeq protein was modified relative to this genomic sequence to represent the inferred CDS: added 243 bases not found in genome assembly), which encodes MASSSSILLFAALIALVSWQATASDPSPLQDFCVADLHSPVRVNGFVCKNPMEVNADDFFKAANLDKPRVTNKVGSNVTLINVMQIAGLNTLGISIARIDYAPLGQNPPHMHPRATEILMVLEGTLYVGFVTSNQPAPNRNKFLSKMLNKGDVFVFPVGLIHFQFNPNPHQPAVAIAALSSQNPGAITIANAVFGSDPPISDDVLAKAFQVEKNTIDYLQAQFWENNHN